A genome region from Schaalia sp. 19OD2882 includes the following:
- a CDS encoding sulfurtransferase, which produces MDTASPSPLVDAVELSALLAGDPGSRPVVLDVRYPGPGSPVDGHAQYLQGHVPGAAYLDMDTALAAPHVPGVTGRHPLPEVEVLQAALRAAGVSAGRPVVVYDDWKSIAAARAWWLLLWAGHEDVRVLDGGWRAWRAGGGAVEGGEVVPVPGDVTVRPGGRRVVEAQGAARIAETGVLLDARPANRFRGEDETIDPVAGHIPGARSLPALELVDETGRFLPAAELAAKFEAVGAAPGVEVGLYCGSGIQACHAALAGAASGILADPVLYASSWSGWVTDADRPVALG; this is translated from the coding sequence ATGGACACAGCCTCGCCCTCGCCCCTTGTCGACGCCGTCGAATTGAGCGCCCTGCTTGCCGGGGATCCCGGAAGCCGCCCCGTCGTCCTTGACGTGCGTTACCCGGGTCCCGGCTCTCCCGTCGACGGCCATGCCCAGTACCTGCAGGGGCATGTGCCGGGTGCCGCCTACCTGGACATGGACACCGCCCTTGCCGCCCCCCACGTTCCGGGCGTGACCGGCCGTCACCCCCTGCCCGAGGTGGAGGTCCTGCAGGCGGCCCTGCGTGCGGCCGGCGTCAGCGCAGGACGCCCCGTCGTCGTCTACGACGACTGGAAGTCGATCGCCGCTGCACGTGCGTGGTGGCTGCTCCTGTGGGCCGGGCACGAGGACGTGCGGGTCCTGGACGGAGGCTGGCGCGCATGGCGGGCCGGTGGAGGAGCCGTCGAAGGTGGAGAGGTCGTGCCGGTGCCAGGCGATGTCACGGTGCGACCCGGTGGGCGCCGCGTGGTCGAGGCCCAGGGCGCCGCGCGCATCGCCGAGACCGGTGTCCTGCTGGACGCGCGTCCGGCGAATCGTTTCCGTGGAGAGGACGAGACCATCGACCCCGTGGCCGGCCACATTCCCGGCGCGCGCTCACTGCCGGCCCTGGAGTTGGTGGACGAGACCGGGCGCTTCCTTCCTGCCGCGGAGCTGGCCGCCAAGTTCGAGGCCGTCGGGGCGGCTCCGGGGGTCGAGGTCGGCCTGTACTGCGGATCCGGAATCCAGGCCTGTCATGCGGCTCTGGCGGGCGCTGCGAGCGGAATCCTTGCCGACCCCGTCTTGTATGCCAGTTCGTGGAGTGGATGGGTCACGGACGCAGATCGGCCAGTCGCGCTCGGCTGA
- a CDS encoding alpha/beta hydrolase family protein, protein MTEAIIAWLAPLPLIVPDPVTWCGAVLVVLALVCWFLWTRHLGPVGQVLVLLAGPIVALLAWVGVDVLWRPFADGVGKATFTWIGAVVLVIAEILSGWSSQVRAARRAGDHKGVDSAMHRRTARGLGVGRGLGLFLVGLALAVVAFLTGAVGVNSTFGAYPTLGAVMGWGINATPLPPAGGGQSGAGASAPQPGATAASPQSAAKPARPQGPLAASWKAPSGMPAQGNVYTSEIPASGDFSPRPAWIYVPPAYLSATPPVLPVLVLMAGQPGQPGDWFTIGRVKETMDAWAANHQGLAPVVVVADPLSSDTVNPLCSDAAHGDVATYLQKDVPAWIAHNLKVDPDHSRWAIGGLSNGATCALQVATRAPQVYTTVLSMSGEEHPTLGSEERTISEGFGGDRAAYQANDPLTLLGTHRYEGLSVLFSVGADDSEYLPGVKRLAEAARGAGMSVEERTYPGTHSWQVWTMALAEQVDWLAARLQIIG, encoded by the coding sequence ATGACTGAGGCAATCATCGCGTGGCTGGCGCCCCTGCCACTGATCGTCCCGGACCCGGTGACCTGGTGCGGGGCGGTGTTGGTGGTGCTCGCCCTGGTCTGCTGGTTCCTGTGGACCCGCCACCTGGGGCCCGTCGGCCAGGTCCTGGTTCTCCTCGCCGGCCCGATCGTCGCCCTCCTCGCCTGGGTGGGGGTCGACGTCCTGTGGCGCCCCTTCGCCGACGGGGTCGGGAAAGCGACCTTCACGTGGATCGGGGCCGTGGTGCTCGTGATTGCCGAGATCCTGTCCGGGTGGAGTTCCCAGGTGCGGGCCGCCCGGCGTGCGGGCGACCACAAGGGAGTCGATTCGGCCATGCATCGCAGGACCGCTCGCGGGCTCGGCGTGGGTCGCGGCCTCGGCCTGTTCCTGGTGGGCCTGGCGCTGGCGGTGGTCGCATTCCTCACGGGCGCCGTGGGCGTGAACTCCACCTTTGGCGCCTACCCCACGCTCGGCGCCGTCATGGGCTGGGGGATCAATGCCACGCCCCTGCCCCCCGCAGGCGGCGGGCAGTCCGGAGCCGGCGCCTCCGCCCCCCAGCCCGGGGCCACCGCCGCCTCCCCGCAGTCGGCCGCCAAACCCGCTCGCCCGCAGGGCCCCCTGGCGGCCTCCTGGAAGGCCCCCTCCGGGATGCCTGCCCAAGGCAATGTGTACACCTCCGAGATTCCCGCCTCAGGCGACTTCTCTCCCCGACCGGCATGGATCTACGTCCCGCCCGCCTACCTGAGCGCCACACCCCCGGTACTGCCGGTCCTTGTCCTCATGGCCGGGCAGCCGGGCCAGCCCGGCGACTGGTTCACCATCGGCCGCGTGAAGGAGACGATGGACGCCTGGGCGGCCAACCACCAAGGGTTGGCGCCGGTGGTCGTCGTGGCCGACCCCTTGTCCTCCGACACCGTCAACCCCCTGTGCTCCGACGCGGCGCACGGTGACGTGGCCACCTACCTGCAAAAGGACGTGCCGGCCTGGATCGCCCACAACCTCAAGGTGGACCCGGACCACAGCCGGTGGGCGATCGGCGGCCTGTCGAACGGCGCCACCTGCGCCCTGCAGGTGGCCACCCGCGCGCCGCAGGTCTACACGACAGTGCTGTCCATGTCCGGCGAGGAGCATCCGACCCTCGGCTCCGAGGAACGCACCATCAGTGAAGGATTCGGAGGCGACCGCGCGGCCTACCAGGCCAATGACCCCCTGACCCTGCTGGGCACGCATCGCTACGAGGGCCTGTCCGTCCTGTTCAGCGTGGGCGCGGACGACAGCGAGTACCTGCCGGGAGTCAAGCGCCTGGCCGAGGCGGCACGCGGGGCCGGCATGAGCGTCGAAGAACGCACCTACCCGGGAACCCACTCCTGGCAGGTGTGGACCATGGCCCTTGCCGAGCAGGTCGACTGGCTCGCCGCACGCCTGCAGATCATCGGCTGA
- a CDS encoding diaminopimelate dehydrogenase, whose protein sequence is MIRVAINGYGNLGRGVEQAVSKCEDVEVAVVFTRRDPAGITTKGAPVAHVDEMAAWADKVDVCVNCGGSATDLETQGPQTTAIFNTVDSFDTHARIPEHFAAVDAAAKDAGHLALISTGWDPGLFSMLRVLGDAVLPDGTSTTFWGPGVSQGHSDAIRRIEGVIDARQYTLPVPATVEAVKNGDEVELTTRSMHTRDCYVLAEEGADVERIEREITQMPNYFADHDTMVTFVTAEEMARDHAGIPHGGTVIRRGVTSEGVAANVTFELQLGSNPEFTGSVLVAFARAVARMAARGQVGARTVFDVTLADLSAKEPQELRAHWL, encoded by the coding sequence ATGATCAGGGTGGCGATCAACGGGTACGGAAACCTCGGCCGCGGAGTGGAGCAGGCCGTCTCGAAGTGTGAGGACGTGGAAGTGGCCGTCGTCTTCACCAGGCGCGACCCCGCCGGCATCACCACCAAGGGCGCACCCGTCGCACACGTGGACGAGATGGCGGCGTGGGCGGACAAGGTCGACGTGTGCGTGAACTGCGGAGGCTCGGCCACCGACCTGGAGACCCAGGGCCCGCAGACGACCGCCATCTTCAACACCGTCGACTCCTTCGACACCCACGCGCGCATCCCCGAGCACTTCGCCGCCGTCGACGCTGCCGCAAAGGACGCGGGACACCTGGCGCTGATCTCCACCGGCTGGGATCCGGGCCTGTTCTCCATGCTGCGCGTCCTCGGTGACGCGGTGCTGCCCGACGGGACCTCCACCACCTTCTGGGGGCCGGGCGTCTCGCAGGGGCACTCCGACGCGATCCGCCGGATCGAGGGCGTCATCGACGCCCGCCAGTACACGCTGCCCGTCCCGGCCACCGTCGAGGCCGTCAAGAACGGGGACGAGGTCGAATTGACCACCCGCTCGATGCACACCCGCGACTGCTACGTCCTGGCCGAAGAAGGGGCGGACGTGGAGCGCATCGAGCGTGAGATCACGCAGATGCCGAACTACTTCGCCGACCACGACACGATGGTCACCTTCGTCACCGCCGAGGAAATGGCGCGCGACCACGCGGGCATTCCGCACGGCGGAACAGTCATCCGCCGCGGCGTCACCTCCGAGGGCGTGGCCGCCAACGTGACCTTCGAACTGCAGCTGGGTTCCAACCCCGAGTTCACGGGCTCCGTGCTGGTGGCCTTCGCTCGCGCAGTGGCCCGCATGGCCGCACGCGGCCAGGTCGGAGCCCGCACCGTCTTCGACGTGACCTTGGCGGACCTGTCCGCAAAGGAGCCGCAGGAGCTTCGCGCCCACTGGCTGTGA
- a CDS encoding 1-acyl-sn-glycerol-3-phosphate acyltransferase, protein MRARQFIARTYLRFSRWTFVHEPLPERAMVIGAPHTSNWDGVFMALCFWSLGRPFHFLVKDSIIRKPLFGPWVRWIGGIGVDRSAGSGLVDRIVQLSREESPFTVVLTPKGTRSARPYWKSGFHRIATGADLPVFLGFVDRSTMTFGWGHSIRPGQDLRADMDRIRAFYATKSGFHPEKASVPRLRAEDEDAGGVGDAGAR, encoded by the coding sequence GTGCGTGCGCGCCAGTTCATCGCCCGGACCTACCTGCGCTTTTCGCGCTGGACCTTCGTCCACGAACCCCTGCCCGAGCGGGCAATGGTCATCGGTGCCCCACACACGTCGAACTGGGACGGGGTGTTCATGGCCCTGTGCTTCTGGTCGCTGGGGCGTCCTTTCCATTTCCTGGTCAAGGACTCGATCATCCGCAAGCCTCTCTTCGGACCGTGGGTGCGGTGGATCGGCGGAATCGGCGTGGACCGCAGCGCCGGCAGTGGTCTGGTCGACCGCATCGTGCAGCTCTCGCGCGAGGAGTCGCCCTTCACCGTGGTCCTGACTCCGAAGGGGACCCGGTCTGCGCGCCCGTACTGGAAGTCCGGGTTCCACAGGATCGCCACGGGCGCCGACCTGCCCGTCTTCCTGGGCTTCGTCGACCGGTCGACGATGACCTTCGGCTGGGGGCACAGCATCCGTCCGGGCCAGGACCTGCGCGCAGACATGGACCGGATCCGCGCCTTCTACGCGACGAAGTCCGGCTTCCACCCGGAAAAGGCGTCGGTGCCGCGCCTGCGCGCCGAGGACGAGGACGCAGGTGGAGTCGGTGACGCCGGTGCCCGCTGA
- a CDS encoding succinic semialdehyde dehydrogenase, with protein MTREVMDARGRNALRILGATWPPEGALAAAGRPFDEDWAGAAGRTVQVSSPLTGAPIGQVPALGRHEVAGAALAARRAGALWASRPLRERTRVLLAFHDLVWKHRDALLDLVQWESGKARAHAFEEVADVAITARHLAHTAASRLRSERRTGVIPVLTRTEVHHHPKGVVGIIAPWNYPLILTACDAMAALVAGNAVILKPDSATPFTALAVASLFHRAGLPSEVFQVLPGSGSVVGSAIVDEADAVMFTGSSPTGARVAARAAARLVAASAELGGKNPMVVRADAPVERTVRGAVKACFANSGQLCVSIERIYVNAQVWDRFVPAFVEAAGRVGVRATMEWTTAIGPLITSAHARRVDAHVRDAVAKGARVLTGGSFCPQASPDPSDPSAYLPTVLTDVTSAMEVFAEETFGPVVSVYRVADDEEALRLANASPYGLNASVWSANATAARALARRIRCGTVNVNEGYAATWASPGAEMGGRGRSGLGRRHGREGLLKYTETQSVSTQRLFGLQAPLGMGEEAWAHLMGTWLQVARHLPFLDR; from the coding sequence ATGACCCGCGAGGTCATGGACGCCCGCGGCAGGAACGCCCTGCGCATCCTGGGTGCCACTTGGCCCCCGGAGGGCGCCCTCGCCGCTGCTGGGCGCCCCTTCGACGAGGACTGGGCCGGCGCCGCTGGGCGCACTGTGCAGGTCTCCTCCCCCCTGACCGGCGCGCCGATCGGCCAAGTGCCGGCCTTGGGGCGGCATGAGGTCGCCGGCGCTGCCCTTGCCGCCCGGCGCGCCGGCGCCCTGTGGGCGTCCCGGCCCCTGCGTGAGCGCACACGTGTCCTGCTGGCCTTCCACGACCTCGTCTGGAAGCACAGGGACGCTCTGTTGGACCTGGTCCAGTGGGAGTCGGGCAAGGCTCGGGCCCACGCCTTCGAAGAGGTGGCCGACGTCGCCATCACCGCCCGCCACCTGGCGCACACGGCCGCCTCCCGCCTGCGGAGCGAAAGGCGCACCGGCGTCATCCCCGTACTGACCCGCACGGAGGTCCACCACCACCCCAAGGGAGTGGTCGGGATCATCGCCCCGTGGAACTACCCGTTGATCCTGACGGCCTGCGATGCGATGGCGGCGCTGGTGGCCGGCAACGCGGTGATCCTCAAACCCGACTCGGCCACCCCCTTCACCGCGCTGGCGGTGGCGTCCCTGTTCCACCGGGCAGGGCTGCCCTCCGAGGTGTTCCAGGTGCTGCCCGGGTCCGGTTCGGTGGTGGGTTCGGCGATCGTCGACGAGGCCGACGCCGTGATGTTCACCGGTTCCAGCCCCACAGGCGCTCGGGTGGCCGCGCGGGCGGCCGCCCGCCTGGTGGCGGCCTCTGCGGAGCTCGGCGGCAAGAACCCGATGGTGGTTCGGGCGGATGCTCCTGTGGAGCGCACGGTGCGCGGCGCCGTCAAGGCGTGTTTCGCGAACTCCGGGCAGCTGTGCGTGTCGATCGAGCGGATCTACGTGAATGCGCAGGTGTGGGATCGTTTCGTCCCGGCCTTTGTCGAGGCGGCCGGGCGCGTGGGCGTGCGCGCCACCATGGAGTGGACCACTGCCATCGGGCCGCTCATCACCTCGGCGCACGCCCGACGGGTCGACGCCCACGTCCGCGACGCGGTGGCGAAGGGCGCGCGGGTGCTCACCGGCGGATCCTTCTGTCCACAGGCTTCGCCCGACCCGTCGGATCCGAGCGCCTACCTGCCTACGGTGCTCACCGACGTGACCTCCGCGATGGAGGTTTTCGCGGAGGAGACCTTCGGTCCTGTGGTGAGCGTGTACCGGGTGGCCGACGACGAGGAGGCCCTGCGCCTGGCGAATGCATCCCCCTATGGTCTGAATGCGTCGGTGTGGAGCGCCAACGCCACTGCCGCGCGGGCACTTGCGCGCAGGATCCGATGCGGCACGGTGAACGTCAATGAGGGCTACGCGGCCACGTGGGCCTCGCCCGGCGCCGAAATGGGCGGGCGCGGGCGCTCGGGGCTGGGCAGACGTCACGGACGCGAAGGACTGCTGAAGTACACCGAGACCCAGAGCGTGTCCACGCAGCGGCTCTTCGGCCTTCAAGCGCCCTTGGGCATGGGTGAGGAGGCATGGGCGCACCTGATGGGCACATGGTTGCAGGTGGCGCGCCACCTGCCCTTCCTGGATCGTTGA
- a CDS encoding serine hydrolase — protein sequence MTALVLAVLLALLLACPSVAAPSPADPRTDDPQSALPVPAAPQSAVAPAGGLHALDAADAEAWLDGLIPSILSTTDGPGAAVAVVKGGKVLLAKGYGATDQWSAGDPLGTPVDPERTLFRLGSVTKLFTAIAAMQLVKDGRLDLDAGITQYIDVPLDLPMGEPTVRDLMTHTAGFEEYLGQILVKDPAAPQPSLEEVARDQPAQVHAPGTVSAYSNYGVTLLGLIVEKVGGKPWTDTVRDRILAPLGMTHSTMLQPVPTDIDGSVAQGFTDPAQSTGAQPFERIGMAPAGGGSATAADMARFANFLLGHGPDGVLDEATLDQMTSPAIDTQKAPLYATSPNTMGLQFFVTTTNGVRVVGHEGDLTQAHAMVWVFPEHDTGLVVMQNGLGSGNKGDVRPVLVQQFVERYLAARPEVPDAAAGAHEAARALAGTYVSSRIQYSGIMRTSIPLSEVTVVANEDDTVSLTGSPARWRMVRDGVWQAVDGKGSGPIGATFVTDGTTILHVPAHELRRQEFLDSSTFLWLVLALALPAALGTLLVFVVGARHRRHLLKFAPDSPIVDEGGLERWSRRAMVLVGLGTLLAFIALAVFSALSTAALKPEIVSFRVVQAGLALVALGGVAALARLVTAVGRRRWGAALWALFVAAGTAATLFLCWHHNLFALVPRM from the coding sequence ATGACCGCCCTCGTTCTGGCGGTACTGCTTGCACTGCTCCTGGCCTGCCCGTCCGTGGCTGCTCCTTCTCCCGCCGACCCGCGTACCGACGATCCGCAGTCCGCCCTGCCCGTTCCTGCGGCCCCGCAGTCGGCCGTGGCACCTGCCGGTGGGCTCCACGCCCTCGACGCCGCAGATGCCGAGGCATGGCTGGACGGCCTGATCCCCTCGATCCTGTCCACCACGGATGGACCGGGCGCGGCGGTGGCTGTCGTCAAGGGAGGGAAGGTACTGCTGGCCAAGGGCTACGGGGCGACGGACCAGTGGTCGGCGGGAGACCCGCTGGGCACACCGGTGGATCCGGAGCGCACCCTGTTCCGACTGGGCTCGGTCACCAAACTCTTCACGGCGATCGCCGCCATGCAGTTGGTCAAGGACGGACGCCTCGACCTGGACGCCGGGATCACCCAGTACATCGACGTCCCCCTGGACCTGCCCATGGGCGAGCCGACCGTGCGTGACCTCATGACCCACACGGCCGGCTTCGAGGAGTACTTGGGGCAGATCCTGGTCAAGGACCCGGCTGCGCCCCAGCCCTCTCTCGAAGAGGTCGCGCGCGACCAGCCGGCACAGGTGCACGCACCCGGCACGGTGTCGGCATACTCGAATTACGGAGTGACCCTGCTGGGGCTGATCGTCGAAAAGGTTGGCGGCAAGCCGTGGACTGACACGGTCCGCGACCGGATCCTCGCCCCCCTGGGCATGACGCACTCGACGATGCTCCAGCCCGTCCCCACCGACATCGACGGCTCGGTGGCCCAGGGCTTCACCGACCCGGCCCAGTCCACCGGGGCACAGCCTTTCGAACGCATCGGCATGGCTCCCGCCGGTGGCGGCAGTGCCACTGCCGCCGACATGGCGCGCTTCGCGAACTTCCTGCTTGGCCACGGCCCCGACGGCGTCCTGGACGAGGCGACCTTGGATCAGATGACCTCCCCGGCCATCGACACCCAGAAGGCCCCCTTGTACGCCACCTCTCCCAACACAATGGGCCTGCAATTCTTCGTGACGACGACCAATGGCGTGCGTGTGGTCGGGCACGAGGGCGACCTCACCCAGGCCCATGCCATGGTCTGGGTCTTCCCGGAGCACGACACCGGCTTGGTGGTCATGCAGAACGGGCTCGGTTCGGGCAACAAGGGCGATGTGCGCCCCGTCCTGGTCCAGCAATTCGTCGAGCGGTACCTGGCGGCGCGCCCCGAGGTGCCCGACGCAGCCGCGGGGGCCCACGAGGCCGCCCGGGCCCTGGCCGGCACCTATGTGTCCTCACGAATCCAGTACAGCGGGATCATGCGCACATCGATTCCCCTGTCGGAGGTCACCGTGGTGGCCAACGAGGACGACACGGTGTCCCTGACCGGTTCACCCGCCCGGTGGCGCATGGTCCGTGACGGCGTGTGGCAGGCGGTCGACGGAAAGGGCAGTGGCCCGATCGGCGCCACCTTCGTCACCGACGGAACGACGATCCTGCACGTGCCCGCCCATGAGCTGAGGCGCCAGGAGTTCTTGGACTCCAGCACCTTCTTGTGGCTGGTGCTGGCACTGGCGCTGCCCGCAGCCCTGGGCACTTTGCTGGTCTTCGTCGTGGGTGCCCGCCACCGTCGCCATCTGCTCAAGTTCGCACCCGACTCGCCCATTGTCGACGAGGGCGGCCTGGAGAGGTGGAGCCGCCGCGCGATGGTACTGGTCGGGCTGGGCACATTGCTTGCCTTCATCGCCTTGGCCGTCTTCAGCGCCTTGTCAACGGCAGCTTTGAAGCCCGAGATCGTGAGTTTCAGGGTCGTGCAGGCCGGCTTGGCGTTGGTGGCCCTGGGCGGAGTGGCGGCACTTGCTCGCTTGGTGACGGCCGTGGGCCGTCGCCGGTGGGGCGCCGCACTCTGGGCCCTGTTCGTGGCGGCCGGGACGGCGGCCACGCTCTTCCTGTGCTGGCACCACAACCTCTTCGCCCTCGTCCCTCGGATGTGA
- a CDS encoding SDR family oxidoreductase: protein MFEQPSFLPPFLRPTVVPVRGAVVLVTGAGSGIGALVARGAAARGAKAVLLWDIDEDAANRVAADIVAAGVSARVWSVDVASTTSVKDAGAGVLEEFSRVDILVNCAGIVTGKYFDELNDTDVRRTFEVNTFSLYRCTRPFLPGMIARDKGSVVTIASAAGLVGVSRQTDYSASKFAAIGFTESLRSELRHRGSRVHTLVAAPYYVDTGMFDGVRTKIPALLPILDPRRVAEQVLDAVEKGQQRKVMPVFANAVMALKVLPVPVLDWITDLFGVSSTMDHFVGRKVKDPGRGLRATGR from the coding sequence GTGTTCGAGCAACCATCGTTCTTGCCGCCTTTCCTGCGTCCCACCGTGGTGCCCGTACGCGGCGCCGTCGTCCTGGTCACCGGGGCGGGATCGGGCATCGGCGCCCTCGTCGCCCGAGGGGCGGCAGCACGGGGAGCCAAGGCGGTCCTCCTGTGGGACATCGACGAGGACGCCGCCAACCGGGTGGCAGCGGACATCGTGGCCGCAGGCGTCAGCGCCCGAGTGTGGTCGGTGGACGTGGCCTCGACGACGTCGGTCAAGGACGCCGGGGCCGGTGTCCTGGAGGAGTTCTCCCGCGTGGACATCCTGGTCAACTGTGCGGGTATCGTCACCGGCAAGTACTTCGATGAACTCAACGACACCGATGTGCGACGCACCTTCGAGGTCAACACCTTCTCCCTGTACCGGTGCACTCGCCCCTTCCTGCCCGGCATGATCGCCCGCGACAAGGGGTCGGTGGTCACCATCGCTTCTGCGGCGGGGCTGGTGGGTGTCTCCCGCCAGACGGACTACTCGGCGTCGAAGTTCGCGGCGATCGGTTTCACCGAGTCTCTGCGCAGCGAGTTGCGCCACCGCGGCTCGCGGGTCCACACCTTGGTGGCTGCCCCCTACTACGTGGACACCGGCATGTTCGACGGGGTGCGCACCAAGATTCCGGCGCTGCTGCCGATCCTGGATCCGCGTCGGGTGGCCGAGCAGGTGCTGGACGCCGTTGAGAAGGGTCAGCAGCGCAAGGTCATGCCGGTGTTCGCCAACGCGGTCATGGCCCTGAAGGTCCTTCCCGTTCCCGTCCTTGACTGGATCACCGACCTGTTCGGGGTCTCGTCGACGATGGACCATTTCGTCGGACGCAAGGTGAAGGACCCGGGGCGAGGGCTTCGCGCAACCGGGCGCTGA